DNA from Cyprinus carpio isolate SPL01 chromosome B3, ASM1834038v1, whole genome shotgun sequence:
catcCAATTCACTTGGTTAAAACCAATTAGTGTACATTAAACACAAAAGCATCAGCTTGATGACTAAAAATCACAAGACGACCAATCAAAAGAGCCAGTATCTTATAGATGTAGCCTCTAAATGTTAACCTTTAGCCTCTCAGTCTAAAAACTTGCATTAGAGCTGCATGACAACATTGCTTGATTATTTATGCATACAGTATAGTtggaggctttgatctgaaggcTGCATTTAGCTGCTGTTTCCATCCAGGGTGTGCTTGTCAAACAGGTACTCCGCCATCCTGTTGTTGCCAGCATCCATCTTGGAAAGGTTGGTGATGTGGTCACCAACTTTCTTGATGGCCTCAACCTGCTCATTCAGGTAGTGAGTCTCCAGGAAGTCACACAGCTGTTGGACAAGACAATGGAAGAGATGTTAGGATGCTTAATTCAATAAATTAGGATGGGATAGAGGCAGTAATGTACATCAAAACATGGTCTTAGAAACTCACATGAGGGTCTCCCTTCTCAGAGGCGACCTTATGCAGATCCAGCAGAGCCTGGTTGACGTTCTTCTCCAGCTGAAGAGCGCACTGCATAGCGGTCAGTCCATTGTCCCACACATCTCGATCAGGTTTCTGAAGAGAAAGGGAGACACGTCAGTGATCACGTGATGCCCCTCCCCCTTCAATTCAATGGGCCCTTGCAAATATGGATAGACCTAGAGCCAGATTTGCTTATGAAATCGTTCGacattgaaaatgtatttcaaaatcaATTACCTTCACGTCCTGAAGCACAATGCGTCCCCCCCTCTTGTTCTGGAACTCCATGAACTTCTCAGCATGCTCGCGCTCCTCCTCGCTGTTCTCCTTGAAGAACTTGGCAAACCCAGGAAGAGCGACATCATCCCGTTTGAAGTAGTGAGCCTGTAAGAACAAAATCGTTAAGGTAAAGATTAAAAACACCGAGAGACGCGCTCGTTCACAGCATCTGACTTTAGCatataggtaaaaaaaataaataaataaaaaactaggTACGTACCATGGAGGTGTAGGTGTATCCAGCGTAAAGCTCCAAGTTGATCATCTTGTTGATCAAAGCCTCGCAGTCGCGGTCGTAGTTCTGGCGAATCTGAGAATCCATTTCGGCGGATTTTTTGTCGTTTTATTATCAAAATGTtggtaaaaaattataaatacgaAGTAAGATGTTTTCGAAGAGATTTTCCAGCGAGATCGAAGTTCCGTTCAATCACTGTTGAAGCAAGAACCTCTCCAAATCTTCCCGAAGCTGTGAGAAGGAACCTGCGCCTTCGTCTTTATATACGCTCACAACACGACGCGTCAGTGACACTGAAAACAGCCAATCAAAGAACGAGCTGAGTAACGAGGACGTGGTAAACAGTCAGCTGAGAGTCAGCAGACAAAGGAGATAAGATATTTGTTAccctttttcataattaatggcaAGATGAGCCCAACAGAAAACGATTTGACATTCTATGTTTTGTATGTATATCAGTTCTTTAAGAACAGTAAATTcgatgttttgtaattatttatgtttaaattacaCCAGGGGTGTAATGCAATTGATTACATATTGAACGAAAAAAATCTTCATAGACTGTGTTAATATAAAAACACTGAACAGTAAACCTGATTCTAAGATCTGCGTTAAATGAGAATGGAAAATGTTCAGTAGCCTGTAATCAAGAGAACACCCTTTggtataatttagtaattttttatataattcatcaTGTTGTTTCAACCCGGCACCTGTGCCACATTCTattttcacagcaaacatttaagGTTGAACCTTAAACTGtttacaaaataatgaaatgacCCTTGACTTCCTTGACTTTGTTTGCTCGAGTCAAAGGATCAAAGtgtgttaaattaatgaaatgaaagtcTAATAAAGGATAAACATAAGTAATATTCAGTAGCATGATGTTAATCTAAAAATCATCCTAATAATAACGTTGAATTTGCTGTGCTGCGTATGTTACACTATAGAAACAGAAACCATGGTGTGGTAATATCATGGGACAGTCTTCCAACTATATGGAGCTCTGTTTTTATCACTTAGTAACTGCCTTCAGAATCAGACTCAAAGGTTATCCATCAGGTGACAGTGACTAAGCATTTTGGTACAATAATTTGCACACGCAACCTCACTTTTGTCAGCAATAAAACATGTCCATTCACACGACATGGCTTTTTGCTGTGTCACTGTGACTTAGCAGAATTTCACCATTTCACTTCCTTATGCGTATTCCTTATGTGACGCCAGCACGTTTGGGACTTGAACTCCTCCTCAGGGTGTGGACTGGAGTCTTCATGTCAGCTTTTGTAGTAAACAGCTTTCAGACTGCCaca
Protein-coding regions in this window:
- the LOC109054930 gene encoding ferritin, middle subunit-like, whose amino-acid sequence is MDSQIRQNYDRDCEALINKMINLELYAGYTYTSMAHYFKRDDVALPGFAKFFKENSEEEREHAEKFMEFQNKRGGRIVLQDVKKPDRDVWDNGLTAMQCALQLEKNVNQALLDLHKVASEKGDPHLCDFLETHYLNEQVEAIKKVGDHITNLSKMDAGNNRMAEYLFDKHTLDGNSS